The window ATCAATTCCATGAGTCCGCTAAGAAATTATGGGAGACTTTGAAGAACAAATACATGGCGTAGAATGCTAGCTCTAAGAAATTTCTTGTAagtaattttaattcttataaaaTGGTTGAAATCGCCCcgtaatttatcaattttataaATGACAAAGAATGCATGCTAATATAAAACTTCATAAAATTGAAATGGATGAAGTGTTTATTGTTTCAAGCATTATAGACAAGTTGTCTCCTTCTTGGAGGGATGTTAGACATGctttaaagcataaaagagaggAGATTACATTCTCCGATCTTGGACAACATATAGTTGTTAAGTCTAGCATAAGGATTCAAGAGAATCGGAAGGATGAAAATCCTAATGTTGGTACCATCAATATGGTTGCGGAAGGAAAACCATCCCACTCCggtgagaaaagaaagaaaactgAAACTTTCAAGGGGAAGGCCACTAGTTCTAATGCCGGTGAAAAGGCATCTTGGGAATGTGGCAAGCCCGGAAACTGAAAGAAAAATTGCTTTGTTTTCAAGAACAAGCAAAAGAAGGCAAAGTGTGGTCAAGCTTCCACAAGCAAAGACCCTTCTACTCAAGGTAATCATGCAATTTTGATTAAATAGTCTTCTATGAATTTTTCTTCAATGTATACTAACTTAAATGTTATGCAGAATGATAGTTTGTCTTGGTGGATTGATTCGGTTGCTTTTAGACATGTATGTAACTCTACAAGATGGTTCAAAACCTTACAGTTGATGGGGAGCATCTCTTTATGGGAAACAATGCACCTATCATGGTCCAAGGCAAATGACAAGTTAAGCTATTGTTCACTTTGGGGAATCTCTTAGTTTTAAGGGATGTTTACTATGCACCCCAAATTAGTAGAAATCTTGTCTCGGGACAGGTCTTGAATTGACTGGGCGACAAATTAGTATTTGAAGCCGATAGGTGTATTATCTCTAAGAATAACTTGTTTGTAGGACGTGTTTATTTATGTAatagtttttttaaagttttctttgGATTTAAATAAAGATGTTGTATGTAATGTTTCATATGTTTTAAGtaatgaaaaggaagatttgcATTATTTGTGGCATGTTAGACTAGGACAtgttaattttgataaaattgtttttatgtCTAAACATGACTTGATTCCTATGTGCActaaaatatctaaaaattgCAAAACGTGCATGTTAAATAAGATCACAAGGACACCTTTTAATAGTGTTGAAAGAAAATCCAAAATATTGGAATTAATACATAGTGATTTTTGTGACTTTCATAGTACACCAACATTGGGAAACATGAAATATGTCATACctttattaatgatttttccaAGTTTTGTTATGCATACCTTTTACATACACAAGTTGAGGCTCTTAATTActttatgatttaaaaaaatgaagtaGAAATACAAATTGGTACTAAACTTAAAAGTTTAAGAACCGATAAAGGAGGTAAATATTATGATCCAACTTACTTTAATTCAATGGGTATAATACATGAAACAACCGTCGGATACGCACCGCAATCAAATGGTGTGGCGAAGAGGAAAAATTGTACTTTACAAGAGATGGTTAATTCCATATTATCTTACGCTGGCTTAAGAGAAGGATTTTGAGGTGAAGCAATGTTGACAGCTTGTCACATTCTTAATCGGGTTCTAATGATATAAGAAATCTCTTTATGAGCTTCGGTACAAAAGAAAACCAAAACTAAGCTACCGTAAGGTTTGGGGTTGTAGGGCCATTATAAGATTACCCagtaacaaaagaaagaaactcGGTGAACGAGGTAAAGAATGCATTTTTATAGGTTATGCTATTCATAGCAAAACTTATAGGTTCTATGTTATAAAACAAAATGACTACATGTCGATTCATTCGATTATTGAGTCGAAAGATgcaatttttgataaaatagaTTTTCATCATGGAGTAGACAAAGAAATCTACAAGTTTGTACCCATGATGATGTTTATGATTATTAACTAGGTTCACCTCTAGATGTTGATGAAAATCTACAACTAGATGAACAACAAGTTGTTGATCCTATTCCAAAATGGAGTAAGAGACAACGGAAATCTAAAAGCTTTGGACTggattttaaagtatatttggTTGAAGGTACTAGAAGCGAAATTTCTTCTAATGTTCCATATTTATTCAATGTGGAAGGTGACCCATTGACTTATAGAGATGCTAGGACATCACATGATAGTGCCTTTTGGAAAAAGACTATTGATGATGAGATGCAATCCATCATGGGGAATAACACTTGGGTGTTAGTGGATCTCCTTCCTATTTGTAAATCAATAGGTTACAAGTGGATTTTtcgaaagaaaatgaaaattgatggAACTGTTGACAAGTTCAAAGCCCAATTAGTGGCACAAGGCTTTAGACAAAAGCTTGGTATCGATCATTTTGATACATATGCAGCGGTTGCAAGAATAACAACTATTCGATTATGGTAGCTTTAGCTACAATATATCATCTAGAGATCcgtcaaatggatgttaaaacCGCATATTTATATGGGGAGTTAGATGAGGAAGTTTATATGAAACAACCAGaagggtttgttttgaaaggaCAAGAGCAAAAGGCGTGTAAACTCGTTAAATCCTTATATTGATTCAAACAAGCATCTAAGCAATGGCATCAACAACTTGATGAAACAATTTTGTCCTTTGGATTCAAATTGAATCAAGCCGATAAGTGcgtttataaaaaattgaatagCTATGGTAATaggattattatttttcaatatgtAGATGACATGCTCATCTTTGGTACTAGATTAGTACAAGTTCAAGAGACAAAAGACTTTTAGTCTAGGTCTTTTCAAATGAAGGATATGAGGGAGACCGATGTGATCTTAGGCATTAAGATCATGAGACAAGGTAACCGAATCAAGCTAAGTCAATCTCACTATGTTGAGAAAATACTTAAGCGTCTTAGCTGATAAGGCATCGGTCTCTACTACCATGGAACCAGGTATAAAATTTGCCAAACATATGGGACAAATAATTTCACAATTGGAGTATTCAAAGGTCATTGGATTGTCAATGTATCCCATGACCCGTACAAGGCCAGACATAGCCTTTGCGGTTGGTAAACTTAGCAGATTTACAAGCAACCCGAGTCCCCTTTATTGGATGGCAATAAGGAGAGTATTAAGATGCCTGTTGCGTACCAAGGATTATGGTATAGCGTATGGCGGTGAACCTCCTATTTTAGAAGGTTATTCCGATGCTAGTTGGATCACAAATGAAGAGGATAATTCTTCTACTAGTGGTTGGGTGTTTGTTTATGGGGGAGGTGTCATCTCATGGTCCTCTAAGTAACAAACATGTATAGTTAATTCTACTATGTCAGCAGAATTCATAGCTTTTGCTTCAGCATCTAGTGAAGCGGATTGGTTAAAAAATCTTATGCTTGAGATACCTTTGTTATCTAAGCCAATTTCGCCGGTGACAATTCATGCGGATTGCATGAAGGCTTTAGGTAGGGCTTATAATCAAGGGTATAATGGTAAGTCTCGTCATATTGCTCTCAAGCACAACCTAGTGCAAGGACTTATCACTAATGGGGTCATAACTTTTGACTATGTGAGCACTAAGTTTAATGTGGCTGATTCTTTTACGAAAGCCATGAGTAGGATTTCAATTGAACAAGCGTCGACTGCAATCGAATTATGTCAATAAAACTCGCTTTGAAAAGCCCAATTCACACATGAGTAACATcgtgtcttgaattcaatgttgtaaaattccttttgatttttgtaagcaacaagTTCTAATGACCCATCGTTGCTTTGGACTGTGATGAACGTCGTCCATTGAAAGTTATCAAGGTCAAGAATTGAAGAGCTCTTGGTGTTGTATCCATTTTATGGGGATATGTTTTATACGTAATGAGAACCTAAATATATAAGTTTGAATTGTGCTCGTTTCAAATAGTCAAGATTAGCAAAccgactatgataaacttatgaataagATATGGATACGCCTTTATAATGTGTCTGGTTAATAACTTTGTGTTATTGATTTTGTGTGTGCTTCATCTTTGAGTGGTTGGAAAGGTCATTTGATTCAAATTCGTATGGATATCAATTATGACTCGATCACTTGTGAAGTGTGTTGTACTACGCGTTATTTCAATCCTTAGGGATATTAGCATTAATGCATAAaatgtaattataaaatttaatttttaaaagagaaagaagcttattatactctaaatgggggaggattgAACATTTAGT of the Amaranthus tricolor cultivar Red isolate AtriRed21 chromosome 6, ASM2621246v1, whole genome shotgun sequence genome contains:
- the LOC130815623 gene encoding secreted RxLR effector protein 161-like yields the protein MLRKYLSVLADKASVSTTMEPGIKFAKHMGQIISQLEYSKVIGLSMYPMTRTRPDIAFAVGKLSRFTSNPSPLYWMAIRRVLRCLLRTKDYGIAYGGEPPILEGYSDASWITNEEDNSSTSGWVFVYGGGVISWSSK